DNA sequence from the Sceloporus undulatus isolate JIND9_A2432 ecotype Alabama chromosome 4, SceUnd_v1.1, whole genome shotgun sequence genome:
CACAGCATGGTTGCTTTCTGGGTTGTTATACGTCTTGGGATAGTCACCTTCTCTGTAGGTTCTTTCAAGACTGTACTGAATTTTGGCCTCCTGTCTCTTAAACTCCCGCACACTTCGAACAGTGAGAGCACAGACTATAGTGCTTGCAAAATACAAGCAAGCTGCCACAAGGCCAAAGAGAGCCACAGAGGCATCTCCTCCCTGCACAATGCAGTTCATAGATGTATAACCTCTTCTTGCATACAGTCTCTCTTTCCTCTGGCACACATCTGTTGCATTGACTTGTATGACGAAATGGAGGTAGAGGCCAACAGCCACAATGTATGCAAGGCAAGCAAGGATATCAAAGACAAACTCTGCAGCCAGCAACCGAAATGTGAGACGATGAATGGGCTTCCCTCCACtgatgaggaagaaaagtgtGAGGCACATCATAGTTAGGCCAAAGGCCACTCCTCCATACACGCAAGGAGCTCTCATCTGGTTGTACTGCATATCCAGGTCCCTTACTTGCTGGAATTCGGTCCCTTCAAATGGACTATAGGCTGAATTGATATTGAATGAGCCCAAACCTAACCCAGAGGTGAAACCAGAAACTCCTGCTTGGGCTGCTCCTATGCAGACCAGCACCAAAATGTTGACTGTTACTTCAACAAACTGCAAGATACCTGCAGATAAGGaggaagaaagacaagggaaaatcaaatttgcatatgTCTACTTTCTTCAGACATGGCTATTTTCATTATCCTGAAATGCTCCTGGAAATAAATTACTCATAATAATATGGTACCATAATGCAGGAGCCTTCAGCTTGGAGTGTATCTACAGTACAGGGGTTGGGGAAACATGTGGTCCTCAGGAtactgctggactgcaattcccatctgtcctagccagtggtgagggatggtgGGATGTGCAGTTTGGCAGCATCGGAGGGCTGGACATTCTCCATCACTCTTGTAGTGTTTCTGGGATTTGCACAAGAGCCATCATGTCTTTGCTCTGGTGTCTTTTTACGCTCACTCCCAGCCTACTGGATAACCAAAAGCATTCTTGGTCTATCATATTTCGGCCTAAAGACAGGagtctcttgttttgttttcttttgaaggCTACATAGCAAAATCTAGTCATTGGAGAAGTGTTTCTCTTCTTGGCCTTGTTCCTGCCATGCTCACCAATGGAAAATAATTATCTTCATAGAGTCCACTCTCACTTACAATGCATCACCTACTGCCTAGAATGGAACCGTTTTACCCCATAATAGGTGCTTTGTCTTAAGGTGAGACCGACTTCTCCTTGTACTTTATTTTCACAAGAGGAGTAACACCCAAGTAGCCTTTTAGCTGAGCATGACAGTGCAGGACAAAGGACAAAGTCAGGTGCGAGAATTGTagtaataaaagcaaatgttttgctgagactttttattttactttcaaaCGATCCCTATCATAAGAAACTGTATACCTTTTAAGCAAATGCAGAAAGATATTTCCAGATTTGTCTCGCAGGCAAGGAAGCTCAAAATAAAGCCCAAAACTTTGTATACTGCTAAAGAAAGGGGTGTTCTAGGACTTCTGAATATTAAATTGTACTATGAGGCCTGCTGTTTTGTGTAGttgaagaaatggatttttctcAGAGATCAGAGCCTTTTGGAACTTGGAGGTCAGagtttaagatttgggtggcatgacTAGTTATGTcatgttgattttaaaaatagctgtatCAAGAAAGGTTCTTATGAAAGTTTGATACAAACATAAGCAGAGACTTTCCACCAAAGTAACATTAGCCACTTTGCT
Encoded proteins:
- the LOC121927554 gene encoding MARVEL domain-containing protein 3-like gives rise to the protein MSYSERAHQNKDYRNNENPKTNRYIDERSRKPYPTNGRSSPGTPEHSRPTTAFTDPYQSHPGTMYGDANYPRLSYPPKETFSEKCSNLCSRRGILQFVEVTVNILVLVCIGAAQAGVSGFTSGLGLGSFNINSAYSPFEGTEFQQVRDLDMQYNQMRAPCVYGGVAFGLTMMCLTLFFLISGGKPIHRLTFRLLAAEFVFDILACLAYIVAVGLYLHFVIQVNATDVCQRKERLYARRGYTSMNCIVQGGDASVALFGLVAACLYFASTIVCALTVRSVREFKRQEAKIQYSLERTYREGDYPKTYNNPESNHAVGTFATLV